A genome region from Phalacrocorax carbo chromosome 27, bPhaCar2.1, whole genome shotgun sequence includes the following:
- the LOC135317784 gene encoding acrosin-like has product MWRVVIGATRLTQLGPEAQVRNIKRLLAHEHYTSISERNDIALLELDQPVQCSSYIQLACVPDASLRVSEMTACYISGWGSTTARSGGSTDVLQEAKVHLIDVNLCNSSWWYRGAIHSHNLCAGYAQGGIDTCQGDSGGPLVCKDNNADYFWLVGVTSWGKGCARAKQPGVYTSTQHFYDWISVQMGLRPAVTATPAPRPGFTSTPFQRPRPTPTQPGRFTPCPFPRQKLVEFFNVLQELLQVLRGKRA; this is encoded by the exons ATGTGGCGCGTGGTGATCGGGGCCACTCGGTTGACTCAGCTGGGCCCCGAGGCCCAAGTGCGCAATATTAAGCGGCTCCTGGCTCACGAACACTACACTAGTATCTCGGAGAGGAACGACATTGCGTTGCTGGAATTGGaccagcctgtccagtgcagcTCCTACATACAGCTTGCCTGCGTGCCTGACGCCTCGCTGAGAGTGTCAGAGATGACAGCCTGCTACATCAGTGGTTGGGGTTCCACGACTGCAAGAT CTGGAGGCTCGACTGATGTCCTGCAGGAGGCCAAGGTCCACCTCATTGACGTCAAcctctgcaacagcagctggtggTATAGAGGGGCCATCCACAGCCACAACTTGTGTGCCGGCTATGCGCAGGGTGGCATCGACACCTGCCAG GGTGACAGCGGTGGTCCTCTCGTCTGCAAAGACAACAACGCGGACTACTTCTGGCTTGTCGGAGTGACGAGCTGGGGGAAAGGCTGTGCCAGAGCAAAACAGCCCGGAGTCTACACCTCCACTCAGCACTTTTACGACTGGATCTCGGTGCAGATGGGCCTGCGCCCAGCAGTAACGGCTACTCCAGCGCCACGGCCAGGCTTCACCTCAACCCCCTTTCAGAGGCCGAGGCCAACACCAACGCAACCGGGCAGGTTTACGCCCTGCCCGTTTCCACGCCAGAAGCTGGTGGAATTCTTTAAtgtgctgcaggagctcctgcaggtcctgaggggaaaaagggctTGA